AGGGTGGTCAGTGCGGGGGGAGGCGTGGGCAGCAAAGGACACACTCACCAGCTGGGGGCAGTGGACAGGGGTAGCCAGGAGGGCAGGGGTACATTCCATTGGCGACTGGTGGGGGGAAGACATAGGCGCCGCTGGGCATGTAAGAGTAACCATAGGCTCCGTTGGGGGCTTCACCTCGGGAGGCTATAGCAcaaggggagagagaaatgagTGTCGCGGGCCTTGGGTACTGGGGAGAGGGCGCTCCCACCGCCTGCCGAGGGGAGCTGCAGGGTCCCAGGAATGTGCACAGCAGACAcgcctcacccctccccactggAGTCCGTCTCGGTCAGGAATGAGGCGAGGGGTCTGGATGGGGAGGGAGGTCAGAGCTGGGGTGGAGGAGGTCCAGGACaggggtggagggatggatggagggaagaaggaggctaGAGGTGGGGTAGAGAATGGAGCTGGGTGAGGCTGGGGACGAGGTGAGGGGGTCGGCTGAACACAGCCCTTGGGGACTTAAAATGGTTGCCTGATGGTAGCTTAATGGTTGAGTTTTTGTCTGTTTCTATGAGGCCACAGTAAAATGTCCTTGAGTCCAAACAGCTTTGTTAAAATGTCCTATACCTGCTCCAGGCAGGGGAAACCCAGCCTTTGAGGTACAGAACGGTGATTTTATTACAGGCTTCCTTCCCAactcccagccctgggcagcctggggcccaGAAACTCATCTCCTGactgcttaaaaaacaaaacaaaaagtaaacaaaccCAAATGAGCAAATAGCACACACATTCAATGCATCCTTGGCCCCTGATTTTTAGAGCCTTGATACCTTGAGATGCCACCTGTAGCATCCGCTGTCCAAATTCGATGGCGCCCCCTGCCGCAAAGGTAAACTTGTACGACGCAGAGCCTTCCCAGCCACCTGAGAAGGGAACAGTGCATCAACAGCTCCGGAAAAGAACTTAAGTTACGTCTGAAGAGATGGCTCTTCGTCGTCTCCAGGCCCCATCCAATGGCCAGGAGGCTCACCACCCACATCGCATGCCAGCGCCGACCGGCCACCTCCTGCCCACTTACTGCGCAGCCCTGTAAGCACATCTGCACTCAGGCCTCCCACCCCCAGTAAAGCAGCTTCTCAGCAACAAGCACGCCCAGCAACAACTGACATTCAAGTTCAGAGCAGATCTCTCATCCCGAGGGGGCCTGAGGACGAACCCCAGGCCCCTCCAGCCTGGCTTCTGTCCAAAGGGGAACTGTGAGATCAACAGCAAGGCTCGGGCCAGGCTGAACGTGAGCGGGAAGGCGAGTTCGACGCAggggtctctggggtctgcaAAGAGCCTGCCACCAAGCAGGGCCTCTCCGGGTGTTACAGAGGGGCAGCGGGTTCTGCCTGGCTCTAGAGGAAAGACCCTTCCCAAGAACCTgatacagctccctcccacaccTAACATCTGAACACACTCCCCAGCTCACAATAAGCATTTTCACTTGGTTTACAGTCATTCTGCTGACTTCCCTCTCTGAAAAGGTGACCTGAGCTGTCATCTTTAACGTTAGCACTTTCCAGCTCTTGGCAACCTCCCCCAGCTGAACAGCTGGCAGCCCAAGTGTTGGTCTTGGAAGCTAATCCAGAGCCAGGAAGAAGACACAGCTAGGGTGATGGGGTCCAAAGAGGACATCTCCAGGGCAGCAGTCAGAGATGCCCCAGAGCACCTCTCTGGAAGCCCCGTCAGTGTCCCCAAGCTCCCTTGTCACCTACCTCCTGCTTCAGCGTTCACTGTTCCCTTGATGTAGTTTGCTCCAAACACAGGCTGCTTGATCTCACAGTCCTTCATCAGATAAAACGGCATCATGAAGGACTGCATGGCATCCTTCCCCTTGGACAGAAAGATGACCTGCAGGGAGAGAGGACAAGGGCCATCCCCACCCGAACCATGGCCTGCCCGGCCATCACCTCCTTTGTGTGGGAGGCCATCAACTCCCAGGGCCGGGGCGGGTGGCCCGAGCCAGCACCCGGCAGCCCCAGGGCGCTCTCTGCACCAGCCAGCCCCAGAGAGCGCTTTTTAGAGTAAAAGGCCTCAGATGCAGCCGGGCTGGAGAGGCCAGACATGTGAATTCACAAGAAAAATGTGTGGCTCAGACAGCACGTGTGAGCAGGACAAACTGCTCTGCCACTGAGACGTGGTGGTGAGGAGCCGGCGGATGTGGAGCCTAAGTGGAGCCTGCAAGGCCAGGGCAGAGAGGCAGGGCCGAAGCAGGGAAGGGCTCCTGAAGGGAGAGTTCAGCCTGAGCTTCACAGAACTGAGAAGAGGGAACGGCAGCGGGTGGCAGATCCCAGGAGAAGGGATGATCCTAACCTTTCTGCAGACTCTGCCCAACAGCCAGCGTCTCCCACCCTGCACGTGGAGAACATTCTGCTTTACCCCCATGACTTCAATCTGTGACTGAAGATGCCAGCTTGAACCCCCAGAGATAGGGTTTTGagatgcccccccaccccggtctccgctaaagcctgtgctcctctTCCTCTAACGATCCTTAAGTCTAACTCTGGGATAGCTGCAGGCAGCGATCCTTTCCCAAGAATATCCATCTGTGTTTCTCTGGAAGTCTCTGAGAGTCTGCCTGGGGAACTCTCGGGCAAGGCCCATTCTGCAGTCTGGCATTTCTCGCTTTGCAGGGTTTTGCTGGTCTCTCTGCCTACTCCCGAGGCTGTGGCCAGGCTACTGCATCCTGTTGACCACATTTATCACTCTGGATGTGCACAAAGGCCTCACGGGCTACTCCTACAGAAATCAAAGTAACAACAGCCTCTCCCCTCCAGGCCCAGGTCAGCCCAGCAGCTGCATCCAACTACAGAGAGATTTTGCAGCAGCAGCTCTGGAACTTACACGGATTCACTGCCCAGCCATCAGTTCTGCTGTGCGAAGAGGCTGGTGGTTCTAGAACCAGGAGCACGTGACAGAAACACGCTAACATTCACCAGGGTTCAGCGGCCACCAGACTCACGAGGCTGCGGCTGACCCAAGACTCACGAGGCTGAGGCTGACCGAAGACTCACATCAGCCTCCAGGAGGTGATGTGAGTTGGTCTCCAAACCAACCGTCTCGCTGTACAACGTACCCGGTACGGGGTAAGGTAGACGGTGCCTTTCTTGGTCCCTTTGAAGGCCTCCGGCACATTCCTCATGTCACTGAACGTAAGTTCTACATGGTCATAGGACATCAGGATGCTGTgataagaaaagaggaaatgccCTGATGAGACAGTTGGAGTCACAATCTGTCACCCCCAGGGACTGGCCCCTCCTGGGTAGCAGTTGCCAGCAAGTCATCCGCTTCAACACTGACGTGAGAAAACTACTAACACAGTCATGGAAGAGATAAGCAAGCTGGGGGTCCATAGAATTTCCCCCAAAccccacacacacagcccctAAGTGACcagtgcagggacttccctggcagtccagtggttaggactccgcgctctcactgccgagggccagagttcaatccctggtcagggaacaaaaatcccacaagccaagaggcacagccaaaaaaaaaaaaaaaaaaaaaaaagtgaccagtGCCATAGAAGAGCCACAGGGCTCTGGAGACACCATAATCCCTCAAATCAGGTTAGATTATCCGGGTTAACTCTTCTAttctcttctaggtccttatgaCAGGTGTTCTGTTTTTGTTGGCTTACTTTTTTAAGTCTGATATACGAACATTTTAATACATGACTCTACACATTACCAAAGGGCTCACTTCAGGGTTCCTTTAAACCTGGGGTTCTGAAGCTGGGTCTGCAGGGGTATCAGTCCACTAGCCCTTGAGATGATCACGTATGTGCTTTTTCCTGGGAGAGACCACAGTTTTCATCATTCTCAAAGGGATTCATGACTTGAAGAGTAAGGTTCGCTATTTTACATATCAAGTTTTAAATGCTGAATGTGGACTTCAATTACTGTTTACACAATTTTTTCAGAAATGAGGCTGAAGCAGTTTCTGAAACAAGGCACATCATTATTTAGCAGCAATGAGTCCTAAACCGGGTAGGAGCCCCAGCAGGATAGATACATTCTTGGCCCAGAAAAGTCtcactgagagagaaagaaatagtcCCAGGAGATGTTACCAAATGGCATCAAAAGGGTTTGTCCGGGTCCAGGACTGGCTTGCACACAGAGCAGCTACACACTAAGGGCAATGTGAAGTTTCTCTGATTACAAGACAACAAGGTCCAAGCTCACATGGTTCCATTTGTCTCCTTTCGCCTCCCAGATATCACAACTTCCTTCACTGGGGAGGGGTAAGTGGGAAAGAGGACCagtaccagaaaagaaaaatacagctcAGAGAAAAGAGGTCATTACCAGGAACAGGCTGGGACGGCCAGTCGCTGAGCAGGTAAGATGGAGGAAGAGTCAATATTCTGAGGTCTGGGCTCCCTGGGTGCTCTCCTCTGACTCATCAAGCATTCCCGGATGACAgccctgggctgggtgctggCCTTAATCAGCTACCAGACTTTGATCCCACCAAGTCTCCTGTGGGGACTCAGATTCCTCCTATGCTCCTTCAAAAAATGCTTTCAGGTCAGCATAGCTCAACCAGGGCTGGCTGGTCTGATTCTCAGCGCCCAAGGAGCAAGAGAAGAGAAGTCATCCAAGAAGCCCAGAGGTGGAGGAGAGACAGAATTGACAGGGGGTGGGTAGGAAGAACCTTGAAGCTGGGAGACCTCTGCTCTGGGAAGTGATCCAAGCCAACAGGAATTCAAGGGAAAGAGGCAAAGACAGACCTTTACAGAAAACGTGTCAAACATGTGACAAACGTTAGCTATGTAATTtcacctctgggcctcagtttttcatcTGGAAACAGCAGTTCTGGAATATACTGGAAGGCTACATACTGGGAATTAAGGCTACTGACTTTGGAATCCGGACTCCTTTCCTGTTACAGCTCTGTGATCTCatgcaagttacttaagctctgtgcctcagtttccctacgtGTAAAATGTGGATAGTAATAGTATCTACCGCACAGGATTTACATATTGAAAAAAGCAAAAGAGGTGTAGTCCCTAACACATAGTAAACGCCCAATAAACGGCAATTATTTTTGTCTAAAGCTCTTCCCAATTCTTAAAAGTCACCTACTCTGGGACAGGGGCTCAAGAACTACCCACAGGTTCCGCCTGTCTCTCCAAACCCCCACCCGTCTCTCCAAACCCCTACCCTATCCAgccgccccacccccatcccacagcTGCAACATCCCGGCCCTTCCCTCACGCCTCACCCACCTTCCttcagccccgcccccagccgttaccccacccccacccccccatcagTTTCCCCTCTTCACGGGTTTATTCTCCACCGCCCACTCACCCACCACCCACTATCCACACCCTCGACGCCCGCCCTTCAGTCCTCCAGGATCCTTCCGTAGTGTTTTCACCTCTCGGTATTGTTGACGATCACTCCGCCGGCCTCCGAGTGATTCTTGTTGAGCGCCATAGTCTCTCGGAAAAGGGTCCCGAGACTGGGAACGCAGTGCGCTTGCGCCCTTCCTCGGCCCACCCCTAGTGGCGTCGTTCGTATTAGAGTCAGCCAATCAGCTCTTGCGCGGAGGCTGGCCCTACCACCTGATCCCTGGCGTCACGTGCTAATAGTttactccctctccccctcccccctagTTTCGCTCGCAACACAAACAAACTCAAGACTGTAATTCCCAGAAGGCAATGCTCCCTCAACCTCGACCTCTCACTACGCTAACGGAAGGCTGCATTCTGGAACTTGTAGTCTCCAAGACCATAGGCCCGGATTGACTCCGCTTGTTGCATAACTAATCCCCACCTTCCTCCATCCGGTCCTCCGAGGGACCGGCGCAAATAGTTGGGCGCGTTACAGGGAAGTTTGTCGTAAAGGCCCTGGACACAAAAGTTCATACGCACGGAATGGGGACTATAACCTACACCTGCTGTGGGAGCGTTGTACACTTACTGGGGCATCTTCATTCAGTCCGCAAACGTATGGGGAGCACTTCCTATATGACTTTGCTCCCCCGCCACACACTTGGGTAGTCACTGAGCTAGAGAGATGAGTCCAAGAATCAGTCTCTGTTCTGGGAGAGAAGAGTCAAGAAAAACTGCCATCCCTCCCTTGAAATCAAACCCACACCCTCCGAAGTGGGCGGTGAGAATCTCCGTGCGGGGAGGAGAACCTTGGCCCACCGCCGGCACCTGACCGCCGCCTCCACCACAGCTGGCCTCACGGTGGCGCTGCTCGCTCTAGAACGCTCTGGCTCTGCAGTCCCGCCCTCCCAGCGTTTAACAGGCTGGAAGATTTAAACCGGACGTGGAGGAGCTGAATGGAACTGGGCACAATTGTGACACCCGGAGCTTGCAGAATGGGGATGACTCATTGAGACCCAGCACTTGGGCGGCCTCCACTCGGCCGCGGTAGTTTTGTAAACTCCCGCACCTCCGAGGTGGAGCTTTACCCGCAATTGTGGGGGTGCGGGGGACGGGTCTCACTCCCCACGGGGCGGCGCAGGTGCAACATTAATCTTAAGGGATCGGAGTTTGATTTTTAAGCAAACAGCTGATTTCCTGACACGTGGTGGCCAACTTTGGGATCCACCTGCTTGACTTGACTTTTGAGTGAGATTTCCTAGGTGAAGGatcaaaaactagaaaatattatgaaacaGGTAACAGCCTTCTGTGAGGTCTTGCGCAAAACCACCTGGAAGTTGCAGGACAAGTGCAGTGAAGTAGTGCGTCATGGACGGGATGAAGTTGGCCCTAATGGGTTAGGGTAAATTCCACACATACAGTCTATGTAGCGGTTGAAAAGAATGGAGTCATATTCTCTGTGCTGATGTGGAAAGATTGCTAAGGTTTGTCTGTACAACTGGTGTATAAATATACTTCTCTTTGTATAAAAAATAGGATAGGATCTAGATCTAGATATTTTCTTGAATGATCCACCAGACACTGTTTTGGGCATTATCCCTTTGAAGCTCAGCTCTGGGAACTGGGGTTGGCAGGTGACTTACTGTGCATTGCATGCTCTTTTGTACTGTTTGTTTACTGTGTgcgttttaaatattaataatgcatttcaaaaagaaagacaaaacccACCCAGTAATGGGTGTGCAAGAATGGCTGCTACAAGGACCCTAAGAGGGAAGGTGGGACAACAGCGCAGTCCTGCCCTGACCCCTTTGCGACCCCGGTtggtggcagaggcagaggcGGGTTTTGTGGGGCCTGAAGCCTCTCCAACGTTGGAGGCCCTGTTTTAGAACTAAGATACACGATTATGAACACAGTGCTGTGGCCACACTGAGGCCTCCTAGCAGGAGGGGAAACGTGATGAAGAGGAAGTCTGAGTGAAGCGAGATAGCAGGCTTAACCGATTCTGGCTTAAGTGTCCAAATTTTGCAAATTTTATAAAACCATGTGATCATGTGAATGCCTTGTGAGGACTGCTCCCAGGCGGTGGAGAGGTCAGGTGCTTTCTAGGACCCACACTGAGGGGCTCAAGGGCAGTTCATTGCTGAACCAAGTCGGTGGCAAAAGGCCCTGTTTGGGCCCAGGTCTCAGAACTCAGATCACTCCTGCCTTCTAGTGCACACAGGCTCTGGCTGTTTCCAGAAATGATCGCTTTTTGCTGAGCTGTAATTGCTCCTGTTCTGCAGACTGGAGCTCCTTGAGTGCTTTGGGCTTGCCTGGGATATTGTGCCCATCACCACAGAACAGCCAGGCAGGGTCCAGGGTGACTCTGTTCCAGTCACCTCTTAAGCTCCAAGAAGCTTCATTTATTTGCCCCAGTGAATTGGACAAGTATCATTTGTGCTAAACAAATAATCATTTTCTATGTGTGTCCTGATGTTGAAAAGACTAGGGAGCAGTTTATCAGATGgtggctttccttttttttttttaatgttgaccCACAGTAAGAAGTACATTTTATATCAAGACCcaataagggaattccctggcagtccagtggtcaggaccctgcgctttcactgccgagggcacgggttcaatccctggttggggaactaagatcctgaaagccacacggtgactcaaaaaaaaaaaaaaaaaaagacccaataagcccagaaataaacccacacacctacagtcacttaatctttgacaaagaaggcaagaatatacaatggaaaaaatacagtctcttcagcaagtggtgttgggaaagctgtaCAGccatatatgtaaatcaatgaagttagaacacaccctcacaccatatacaaaaataacatggcttaaagacttaactataagacatgacaccataaaactcctagtagAGAACATATACAAAacgttctctgacataaatcgtaccaatattttcttaggtcagtctcccaaggcaatagaaataaaagcaaaaataaacaaatggtgggACCTAGTCAACTtacaagcttctgtacagcaaaggaaaccataaacaaaacga
The genomic region above belongs to Phocoena phocoena chromosome 19, mPhoPho1.1, whole genome shotgun sequence and contains:
- the WBP2 gene encoding WW domain-binding protein 2 isoform X2, which codes for MALNKNHSEAGGVIVNNTESILMSYDHVELTFSDMRNVPEAFKGTKKGTVYLTPYRVIFLSKGKDAMQSFMMPFYLMKDCEIKQPVFGANYIKGTVNAEAGGGWEGSASYKFTFAAGGAIEFGQRMLQVASQEFYPGPPMMDGAMGYMQPPPPPYPGPMEPPVSGPDVPSTPAAEAKAAEAAASAYYNPGNPHNVYMPTSQPPPPPYYPPEDKKTQ
- the WBP2 gene encoding WW domain-binding protein 2 isoform X1, with translation MALNKNHSEAGGVIVNNTESILMSYDHVELTFSDMRNVPEAFKGTKKGTVYLTPYRVIFLSKGKDAMQSFMMPFYLMKDCEIKQPVFGANYIKGTVNAEAGGGWEGSASYKFTFAAGGAIEFGQRMLQVASQASRGEAPNGAYGYSYMPSGAYVFPPPVANGMYPCPPGYPCPLPPAEFYPGPPMMDGAMGYMQPPPPPYPGPMEPPVSGPDVPSTPAAEAKAAEAAASAYYNPGNPHNVYMPTSQPPPPPYYPPEDKKTQ